A window of Shewanella mesophila contains these coding sequences:
- a CDS encoding capsule assembly Wzi family protein, which yields MLKKIQSLTVGMFAAVSLFLSLGAHSAPWVDVSDVYLRADIQALADEGVITVPVNTYPLMWSGIGVDLNKVEPSTLTPALAEAFARVNYYYQNAINNRGNSSIKAAAATDPARFQHFGSDYREQGEIKASHEYVGERFAFKVAASANYDPFDEKEFRLDDSYLAVALGNWMVTAGAIEQWWGPGFDSALHRSNNARPRPSVMLSRNNAAAFETPWLSWIGPWTLTAGVAMLEEERAVPDTLLWNFRGTLRPFKQLEIGFSWSTQFCGDGQECSLESALKSITGQRDCRDAGEGGCTNYGNQVAGYDIRYSDTWFNVPVGVYYERTCEDAKSAAPWDIVDCGHFGGIDTRFNFDSSQYKLFFEYTDTMVACGLDPNSLNCMYEHSDYQSGSRYYGRAYGSTYDSDAKVYALGLIGQFSNSRGITSILRYAQLNKDGANRGGGWAPQPLKEDLLMLELSYRMPIWQGMMSVGGTVSQSEFETLDKDTNATLFGTYEYRF from the coding sequence ATGCTGAAAAAAATACAAAGTTTAACGGTAGGCATGTTTGCTGCTGTTAGCCTGTTTCTATCTTTGGGGGCCCATTCGGCACCCTGGGTGGATGTTTCCGATGTTTATCTTAGAGCCGATATCCAAGCATTAGCGGATGAAGGGGTGATCACAGTTCCTGTGAATACCTATCCCTTGATGTGGTCTGGTATTGGTGTCGACCTTAACAAAGTTGAGCCTTCAACGCTAACCCCTGCCTTAGCGGAAGCCTTTGCTCGAGTGAATTACTATTATCAAAATGCGATTAATAATCGGGGAAATTCGAGTATTAAGGCTGCAGCGGCAACCGACCCCGCTCGTTTTCAGCATTTTGGCTCAGATTATCGTGAGCAAGGTGAAATCAAAGCGTCTCACGAGTATGTCGGCGAGCGTTTCGCTTTCAAAGTCGCCGCATCAGCCAATTATGATCCTTTTGATGAAAAAGAATTTCGTCTTGATGATTCTTATCTAGCGGTGGCGTTAGGGAATTGGATGGTTACAGCCGGTGCCATAGAGCAGTGGTGGGGCCCCGGTTTTGACTCCGCCCTGCATAGATCAAATAACGCTAGACCTAGACCGTCAGTGATGTTGAGCCGAAATAATGCGGCTGCATTTGAAACTCCTTGGCTTTCTTGGATTGGTCCTTGGACCCTAACAGCTGGGGTCGCCATGTTAGAAGAGGAACGCGCGGTTCCTGATACCTTGCTGTGGAATTTTCGAGGCACACTACGCCCTTTCAAACAGCTAGAGATAGGCTTTTCCTGGTCGACACAGTTTTGTGGTGATGGCCAAGAATGCAGTCTTGAAAGTGCATTGAAGTCGATAACGGGTCAACGTGATTGTCGCGATGCTGGTGAGGGTGGATGCACTAACTATGGAAATCAGGTCGCGGGTTACGATATTCGCTATAGCGACACTTGGTTTAACGTCCCCGTTGGGGTTTATTATGAGCGTACATGCGAAGATGCCAAGAGCGCAGCACCTTGGGATATCGTCGATTGTGGCCATTTTGGCGGTATAGATACCCGCTTTAATTTTGATAGTTCACAATACAAACTGTTTTTTGAATACACGGATACCATGGTGGCTTGTGGCTTGGACCCCAATAGCCTTAACTGCATGTATGAACATAGCGACTATCAAAGTGGTTCTCGTTATTATGGCCGTGCTTATGGCAGTACCTATGATAGTGATGCAAAAGTGTATGCCCTTGGCTTAATTGGTCAGTTTAGCAATAGCCGCGGTATTACCTCTATCTTACGCTATGCCCAACTAAACAAAGATGGTGCTAATCGAGGTGGAGGCTGGGCGCCACAGCCGTTAAAAGAGGATCTGTTGATGCTAGAGCTCAGTTATCGTATGCCAATTTGGCAGGGGATGATGAGTGTTGGCGGCACCGTATCACAGTCTGAGTTTGAAACCTTAGATAAAGATACCAACGCCACCCTATTTGGCACCTACGAGTATCGCTTTTAA
- the mutM gene encoding bifunctional DNA-formamidopyrimidine glycosylase/DNA-(apurinic or apyrimidinic site) lyase, which yields MPELPEVEVTRQGITPHLIDQQVTGLTVRNPSLRWPVPDIAQQIVGQTIRNVRRRAKYLLIDTDAGTTIVHLGMSGSLRILPKTAAIEKHDHIDLEMASGKILRFNDPRRFGAWLWCELPEEAHPLLSKLGPEPLLAAFNLDYLSQALKGKKKAIKLCLMDNHIVVGVGNIYANEALFAAGIHPQAEAGKVDTERLTILVAEVKQILANAIKQGGTTLKDFTNAEGKPGYFAQKLHVYGRGGETCTQCGNLLSEIKLGQRTTVFCGLCQTR from the coding sequence ATGCCAGAATTACCAGAAGTTGAAGTGACTCGCCAAGGGATCACGCCTCACCTTATCGACCAGCAGGTGACAGGTTTAACTGTACGCAATCCATCACTGCGCTGGCCAGTTCCCGATATCGCCCAGCAAATTGTCGGTCAAACCATACGAAATGTGCGCCGCCGTGCTAAATACCTACTCATTGATACCGATGCTGGCACCACAATAGTGCATCTAGGCATGTCAGGCAGCTTGCGTATTCTACCTAAAACGGCCGCTATTGAGAAACATGACCATATCGATCTCGAGATGGCTAGTGGCAAAATATTAAGGTTTAACGATCCGAGGCGCTTTGGCGCCTGGCTCTGGTGTGAGCTTCCCGAGGAAGCCCATCCGTTACTGTCGAAACTAGGGCCAGAGCCCCTGTTAGCGGCTTTTAATCTGGACTATTTAAGCCAAGCATTAAAAGGCAAAAAAAAGGCGATTAAACTCTGCCTAATGGACAATCATATCGTGGTGGGCGTGGGTAACATCTACGCTAACGAAGCACTCTTCGCCGCAGGTATTCATCCACAGGCAGAGGCAGGCAAAGTCGATACCGAGCGGTTGACCATTCTGGTGGCGGAGGTTAAGCAGATCTTAGCCAATGCGATAAAACAAGGCGGTACCACCTTAAAAGATTTTACCAATGCGGAGGGAAAACCTGGGTATTTTGCCCAGAAACTGCATGTCTACGGTCGCGGTGGTGAAACCTGTACTCAGTGTGGCAACTTACTAAGTGAAATAAAACTGGGACAGAGAACCACGGTATTTTGCGGTTTGTGTCAGACACGCTAA
- the coaD gene encoding pantetheine-phosphate adenylyltransferase, with product MHTRAIYPGTFDPITNGHADLIERAAKLFKHVVIGIAANPSKQPRFSLAQRVELVKLVTAHLDNVEVVGFSGLLVDFAKEQNASVLVRGLRAVSDFEYEFQLANMNRRLSADLESVFLTPAEENSFISSTLVKEVALHGGDVSQFVHPEVTKALKQKD from the coding sequence TTGCACACTAGAGCAATATACCCAGGAACATTCGATCCAATCACCAATGGTCATGCCGATCTCATTGAACGGGCGGCAAAATTGTTTAAGCATGTTGTCATTGGTATTGCGGCTAATCCTTCTAAACAACCCAGATTCAGTTTAGCTCAGCGAGTTGAGCTGGTGAAGCTGGTGACGGCTCACTTGGACAATGTCGAAGTGGTTGGCTTTAGCGGATTGCTGGTGGATTTTGCTAAGGAGCAAAATGCCAGTGTGTTAGTGCGTGGACTAAGAGCCGTGTCTGATTTCGAGTATGAATTTCAGCTTGCGAATATGAATCGCCGTCTAAGCGCTGATTTAGAAAGTGTGTTTTTAACCCCCGCCGAAGAGAACTCTTTTATCTCCTCGACACTTGTAAAAGAAGTGGCATTACATGGTGGTGATGTCAGTCAATTTGTTCACCCAGAAGTGACCAAAGCGCTTAAACAAAAGGATTAA
- the moaA gene encoding GTP 3',8-cyclase MoaA, with protein sequence MSLIVDTFGRTVEYLRLSVTDRCDFRCVYCMSEDPCFLDREQVLSLEELAWIGQAFTELGVKKIRLTGGEPLVRTDCDQLVKLLGNLPGLQELSMTTNGSRLTKFADKMRQSGLRRLNISLDTLKPELFTQLTRNGKLERVIEGIDAAKAAGFERIKINAVILRGQNDDEVLDLIEFCRERELDIAFIEEMPLGVIDERKKSRHCSSDEVKAIIKQRYPLHLSDKRTGGPARYYTMPGSNIHVGFISPHSNNFCHECNRVRVTVEGRLLLCLGNEHSVDLKAIVREAPGDIERLKHAILDAIKLKPKEHVFGNEGEVQILRFMNATGG encoded by the coding sequence ATGAGTTTGATTGTTGATACCTTTGGCCGCACCGTAGAATATTTACGCCTATCGGTCACCGATAGATGCGATTTTCGCTGCGTTTACTGCATGAGCGAAGATCCCTGTTTTCTCGATAGAGAGCAGGTTTTAAGCTTGGAGGAGCTTGCGTGGATAGGCCAAGCCTTTACCGAACTTGGCGTAAAAAAAATAAGACTAACTGGCGGTGAACCCTTAGTTAGAACCGACTGCGATCAGCTGGTCAAGCTGCTGGGCAATCTCCCCGGCTTGCAAGAGCTGTCGATGACAACTAATGGCTCAAGACTAACTAAATTTGCCGATAAGATGCGTCAATCGGGACTGCGTCGCCTCAACATTAGCCTAGACACCTTAAAACCAGAACTCTTCACGCAACTGACCCGTAATGGCAAACTGGAAAGAGTGATCGAGGGTATCGACGCAGCAAAGGCCGCTGGATTTGAGCGCATTAAAATTAATGCGGTTATCTTACGTGGACAGAACGACGACGAAGTACTGGATCTCATTGAGTTTTGTCGCGAACGTGAACTTGATATCGCCTTCATCGAAGAGATGCCTCTTGGGGTCATTGATGAACGTAAAAAGAGTCGTCATTGCAGCAGCGATGAAGTAAAAGCCATTATCAAGCAAAGATATCCTTTACACCTGTCCGATAAACGCACAGGCGGCCCCGCTCGCTACTACACCATGCCTGGCAGTAACATACATGTGGGCTTTATCTCTCCCCATAGCAATAACTTTTGCCATGAATGTAATCGCGTCCGTGTGACGGTCGAAGGCCGCTTACTATTATGTTTAGGCAATGAGCACTCGGTCGATCTAAAAGCTATCGTACGCGAAGCCCCTGGTGATATCGAACGGTTAAAACATGCGATTCTCGATGCCATCAAACTCAAACCTAAAGAGCATGTGTTTGGCAATGAAGGGGAGGTACAAATTTTACGATTCATGAATGCAACCGGCGGGTAA